In one window of Sulfitobacter noctilucicola DNA:
- a CDS encoding c-type cytochrome, whose protein sequence is MNRTIGLGLGAVVLAGAAVLAFGWGTSAPAQTMLMPSDPDVVALGQTVYAENCASCHGANLEGQPDWRSPGADGRLPAPPHDETGHTWHHDGDTLFRLTKYGTGALIGDPGYESNMPIYDGVLTDDEIIAVLSYIKSTWPQDIRARHDDMENRQ, encoded by the coding sequence GTGAACCGGACTATCGGGCTCGGTTTGGGGGCAGTGGTTCTTGCAGGAGCCGCTGTCCTCGCCTTCGGGTGGGGCACCTCGGCACCGGCCCAGACCATGCTGATGCCATCCGACCCGGACGTGGTGGCCCTTGGACAGACGGTTTATGCCGAGAACTGCGCCTCATGCCACGGTGCGAACCTCGAAGGTCAGCCTGACTGGCGCTCACCCGGTGCGGACGGACGGCTTCCCGCGCCGCCCCACGATGAGACCGGACATACGTGGCACCATGACGGCGACACGCTGTTCCGGCTAACTAAATACGGCACCGGCGCTCTAATCGGAGATCCTGGCTACGAATCCAACATGCCCATCTATGATGGCGTTCTGACCGACGACGAGATCATCGCCGTGCTCAGCTACATCAAATCGACCTGGCCGCAGGACATCCGCGCACGCCATGACGACATGGAGAACAGACAATGA
- a CDS encoding DUF411 domain-containing protein, with protein MKPIKTLLAFTLAAALSLGLASFGAVSMAHADDHSSIADHGTMHVTKSPTCGCCGAWVALAREEGYDIDVTDTRDVTSVKLDNEVPGTMWSCHTAMIDGYVVEGHVPFAALAKLLEERPEIDGIAVPGMPGGSPGMGDDPTARYEVLAFGGDAGEGEVFYEAGL; from the coding sequence ATGAAACCGATCAAGACACTACTCGCCTTCACCCTTGCCGCCGCCCTTTCGCTTGGCCTCGCCTCCTTCGGCGCGGTTAGTATGGCCCACGCGGATGACCATTCCAGCATCGCCGATCATGGCACGATGCACGTGACCAAAAGCCCGACCTGCGGCTGTTGTGGTGCCTGGGTCGCCTTGGCCCGCGAGGAAGGCTACGACATCGATGTCACGGACACCCGTGATGTCACCAGTGTGAAGCTGGACAACGAAGTGCCCGGCACGATGTGGTCCTGCCATACCGCGATGATCGACGGCTATGTGGTCGAAGGTCATGTGCCGTTCGCCGCCCTTGCGAAACTGCTGGAAGAACGCCCCGAGATTGACGGGATCGCGGTTCCCGGAATGCCCGGCGGATCGCCCGGCATGGGCGATGATCCGACCGCGCGCTATGAAGTGCTGGCCTTCGGTGGCGACGCCGGTGAGGGCGAGGTCTTCTACGAGGCCGGTCTGTGA